A genomic region of Paenibacillus sp. PL2-23 contains the following coding sequences:
- a CDS encoding sensor histidine kinase produces the protein MRLRLFPMKSYREWSIKTKLLAMTGLLLLCSVFFESYLSYTRYTRDFQRQSSEKVQQILDQVALNIDTYLDDLYRLTLYPYRNERIMQALEEPPGGTELEQLEKRRLIESFLEEIMIYPRGDIARVSVVTDEIYSSSRLPTKLVPDERLEEYDWYRQALATQEYIFVPDSGSVSGGRVGSVRTFSVVKQLRSISNSQIILGVIKADADYSGIIDILEKAEMGQDGGLYIVDAAGEFVYASTEQHKAAALGALQGFTHSKDGYVLNTAEVPRIGWTVVAVSSVLEMNREAIDTRNKALLFSVGGALIALLALIALTRHFLKPLLLIVKLMKEVELGRLDVTFQSSRRDEIGYLGSAFNRLVGRIGVMLQENTALVKEVYESKLLQQEAQINALFNQIRPHFIFNTLNLISLSMQSGKQEKAIEHINALSSILRGMSQWDKEMPLQKEVELLHAYLGIQSSRYEGRLSYTVHIDPSLYPHHVPALLLQPLVENAVVHVCERRKEPTVISITSKLLPGKLLLEVRDNGPGMDEETLGALRRRLEAMEQPAVAAGTRTGIGLVNVNKRIKARYGSAYGLSVESGMGLGTVFTITIPYGGTEERTHVQIADR, from the coding sequence ATGCGGCTGCGGTTATTCCCAATGAAGAGCTACCGCGAGTGGAGCATTAAGACGAAGCTGCTCGCCATGACGGGCCTCCTGCTGCTGTGCTCCGTCTTCTTCGAATCCTATCTCTCCTATACGCGGTATACGCGCGACTTCCAGCGCCAATCCTCCGAGAAGGTGCAGCAAATTCTGGATCAGGTCGCGCTTAATATTGATACTTACCTCGACGACCTGTATCGCCTCACGCTGTACCCTTATCGCAACGAGCGTATTATGCAAGCGCTGGAGGAGCCGCCCGGCGGCACGGAGCTGGAGCAGCTTGAGAAGCGGCGCCTCATTGAATCCTTTCTGGAAGAGATCATGATCTATCCCAGAGGCGACATCGCCCGGGTATCCGTCGTCACGGACGAAATATACTCCAGCTCCCGGCTTCCCACCAAGCTGGTTCCCGACGAGAGGCTGGAGGAATACGACTGGTACCGGCAGGCTCTTGCTACGCAGGAATATATTTTTGTGCCGGACAGCGGCAGCGTCTCCGGTGGACGGGTCGGCAGCGTGCGGACCTTCTCCGTCGTCAAGCAGCTTCGCAGCATTAGCAATTCTCAGATTATTCTTGGTGTTATTAAGGCGGATGCCGATTACAGCGGCATTATTGACATTCTGGAGAAGGCGGAGATGGGGCAGGACGGCGGGCTGTATATTGTGGACGCCGCGGGCGAATTTGTGTATGCGTCTACAGAGCAGCATAAGGCCGCAGCTCTCGGCGCGCTTCAGGGTTTCACCCATAGCAAGGACGGTTATGTGCTGAACACGGCGGAGGTTCCTCGCATCGGGTGGACGGTCGTCGCCGTCAGCTCCGTCCTGGAGATGAACCGGGAGGCGATCGACACGCGCAACAAGGCGCTGCTCTTCTCCGTCGGCGGCGCCTTGATCGCCCTGCTGGCGCTGATCGCGCTGACCAGGCATTTCCTGAAGCCGCTGCTGCTTATTGTGAAGCTCATGAAGGAAGTGGAGCTGGGCCGGCTGGACGTGACGTTCCAGAGCAGCCGGCGCGATGAGATCGGCTATCTCGGCTCCGCCTTCAACCGGCTGGTAGGCCGCATCGGCGTAATGCTTCAGGAGAATACGGCGCTCGTGAAGGAGGTGTACGAGTCCAAGCTGCTGCAGCAGGAAGCGCAGATTAACGCGCTGTTCAACCAGATTCGGCCTCATTTTATATTTAATACGCTTAACTTAATCAGCCTGTCCATGCAATCGGGGAAGCAGGAGAAAGCGATAGAGCATATTAATGCGCTCAGCAGCATTCTCCGCGGCATGTCGCAGTGGGACAAGGAGATGCCGCTCCAGAAGGAGGTTGAGCTGCTTCACGCCTACCTAGGCATTCAGAGCAGCAGGTACGAAGGACGACTGTCTTATACCGTTCATATCGACCCGTCCCTCTACCCGCATCATGTGCCGGCTCTTCTGCTGCAGCCGCTGGTCGAGAATGCCGTCGTGCATGTGTGCGAGCGCCGCAAGGAGCCAACCGTCATCTCCATAACGTCGAAGCTTCTGCCCGGCAAGCTTCTATTGGAGGTGAGGGACAACGGTCCCGGCATGGACGAAGAGACGCTTGGCGCGCTCCGGAGAAGATTGGAGGCCATGGAGCAGCCAGCAGTCGCTGCCGGCACCCGGACGGGCATCGGTCTCGTGAACGTGAACAAGCGGATCAAAGCGAGATATGGCAGCGCTTACGGCCTGTCGGTCGAGAGCGGCATGGGCCTTGGAACGGTCTTCACTATTACAATTCCTTATGGCGGAACGGAGGAGCGCACACATGTACAGATTGCTGATCGTTGA
- a CDS encoding response regulator, whose protein sequence is MYRLLIVDDEPMTREYMKLQINGLHREWICAGEAEDGQEALALIDRGEAFDLIITDIKMPVMTGLELARELSGRRSRPRVVILSGYDEFALAKEAMHYGVDEYMLKPLVKDEIIEVLGRIATELAAERAEQASYRALSEQSREQIARNFLHAAASGNHMEFKVLYPLLHRLRMNLIEAEAAIMLVDLDEGQLIDRGISPSDHALFRYIVHQTASELAVAGSGIVLFVDAEQRTAMLVPGDDEADVRRRCAAMFLELSGAIAGMTGLGLWGAVGSSEMEVQQLGASYVSASDLMLQRLFGHGDGVQDRHGRGDGLLDECRDGHGRGDGLLDECGDRHGRVDGLLMKTPGGPEGGTPADPGMLAEELRSSLAAISALYAEARDAELEAALRALVQQTRPSRRAGALRLGAFLLHALSAALPKERRQAALLSAVQLLREGAPAGDSPAHDGRSGLAGGSADAGGQGEADGLAKTARAAEKDAPGITDEAVKALAALYCRALQQLRAQARPEPSLGAGNGSEHETITKMKAYIQAHYAEPLSLALIADKLGVSPGYLSSLFHQNTQESYIKFLTRIRMEHAARMLRAKPPEKVYDVAEKVGYLSVKHFSYVFKQHFGIPPGEYQERSGV, encoded by the coding sequence ATGTACAGATTGCTGATCGTTGACGACGAGCCTATGACGAGAGAATACATGAAATTGCAGATCAACGGGCTTCATCGGGAATGGATCTGTGCGGGCGAAGCAGAGGATGGCCAGGAAGCGCTGGCGCTCATCGACCGGGGAGAAGCGTTCGATCTGATCATTACCGACATTAAGATGCCCGTCATGACCGGACTGGAGCTTGCACGGGAGCTGTCGGGCAGACGGAGTCGCCCCCGCGTCGTCATTCTGTCCGGCTATGACGAGTTTGCGCTGGCCAAGGAAGCGATGCATTACGGCGTGGACGAATATATGCTGAAGCCTCTGGTCAAGGATGAGATCATCGAGGTGCTGGGACGCATCGCGACCGAGCTGGCGGCGGAGAGAGCGGAGCAAGCCTCTTACCGCGCGCTGTCGGAGCAGTCGAGAGAGCAGATCGCTCGCAACTTCCTGCACGCTGCAGCCAGCGGCAACCATATGGAGTTCAAGGTGCTCTACCCTCTCCTGCACCGGCTCCGAATGAATCTGATTGAGGCCGAAGCGGCCATCATGCTGGTGGACCTGGATGAAGGGCAGCTGATCGACCGCGGCATCTCGCCGAGCGACCATGCGCTGTTCCGCTATATCGTCCATCAGACCGCATCCGAGCTGGCGGTGGCCGGTTCCGGCATCGTCCTCTTCGTCGATGCCGAGCAACGAACGGCCATGCTGGTGCCCGGAGACGACGAGGCGGATGTTCGTCGCCGGTGCGCCGCCATGTTCTTGGAGCTGTCCGGGGCTATAGCCGGCATGACGGGGCTCGGCCTGTGGGGCGCGGTCGGCTCCTCGGAGATGGAGGTGCAGCAGCTTGGGGCCTCCTACGTCTCGGCCAGCGACCTGATGCTGCAGCGTCTGTTCGGGCATGGAGATGGGGTTCAGGATCGGCATGGACGTGGAGATGGGCTGCTGGATGAGTGTCGAGATGGGCATGGGCGTGGAGATGGGCTGCTGGATGAATGTGGGGATAGGCATGGGCGTGTGGATGGGCTGCTTATGAAGACGCCAGGGGGTCCAGAGGGCGGCACCCCTGCCGATCCTGGCATGCTCGCCGAGGAGCTGCGCTCCTCCCTTGCGGCGATTAGCGCGCTGTACGCCGAAGCGCGGGACGCCGAGCTGGAGGCCGCGCTTCGCGCTCTCGTTCAGCAGACGCGTCCGAGCCGCCGAGCTGGGGCGCTTCGGCTTGGCGCTTTCCTGCTCCATGCGCTGTCGGCCGCACTGCCGAAGGAGCGGCGGCAGGCGGCGCTCCTGTCCGCCGTTCAGCTGCTTCGCGAGGGCGCCCCTGCGGGTGATAGCCCAGCCCATGACGGCAGGTCGGGCTTGGCGGGCGGATCAGCGGATGCGGGCGGTCAAGGGGAGGCGGATGGGCTAGCAAAGACGGCCCGGGCGGCCGAGAAGGACGCGCCTGGCATTACGGACGAAGCTGTCAAGGCACTCGCGGCCCTCTATTGCAGGGCGTTGCAGCAGCTGCGCGCCCAAGCCCGTCCCGAGCCTTCGCTTGGCGCCGGCAATGGCAGCGAGCATGAGACGATTACCAAGATGAAGGCCTACATTCAAGCCCATTACGCCGAGCCGCTCAGCCTAGCGCTGATTGCCGACAAGTTGGGCGTATCGCCAGGTTACTTAAGCAGCCTTTTTCACCAAAACACACAAGAATCTTATATCAAATTTCTGACGCGCATCCGCATGGAGCATGCAGCGCGTATGCTGCGAGCGAAGCCGCCGGAGAAGGTGTATGACGTCGCGGAGAAGGTCGGCTACCTCAGCGTCAAACATTTCTCCTACGTGTTCAAGCAGCATTTCGGCATCCCGCCGGGGGAATATCAGGAGCGGTCGGGCGTTTAG
- a CDS encoding nuclease-related domain-containing protein, with protein sequence MGMADILVRENTLIQKFNEAEREKTRLSKLPLLLIAVGGMCLPISVVAIVLIHWSFVALSVASLLCLGMGVWQWLQAREQQERFYDVASDSPVAGIEGRMNTIHALRRLPAGWKVISDVSIPSGSEMVRADFVVVSEKGIWCIDVKHVNGELEVDPVGGTMTQRKSGKGGVPYVQSAGNPIGETANAAARLEAYLQDQGVSDLPAIHGVVYFSHDAATVTVTSSMERIAVLQGERALLSYLDDQTSPQAVTLQTQEQVVGLLWRK encoded by the coding sequence ATGGGTATGGCGGATATTCTCGTTCGAGAGAACACGTTGATTCAGAAATTTAATGAGGCTGAGCGGGAGAAGACGCGTCTAAGCAAGCTTCCCCTGCTGCTGATTGCGGTTGGGGGCATGTGTCTGCCGATTTCGGTGGTTGCCATTGTGCTCATTCATTGGTCCTTTGTGGCATTAAGCGTTGCAAGTCTGCTCTGTCTGGGCATGGGCGTATGGCAGTGGCTGCAGGCCAGGGAGCAGCAGGAGCGCTTCTATGATGTCGCGAGCGATAGTCCGGTGGCAGGAATTGAAGGGCGGATGAACACCATTCATGCCTTGCGGAGATTGCCGGCTGGCTGGAAGGTGATATCCGATGTGTCTATACCGTCCGGCTCCGAGATGGTGCGCGCGGATTTTGTGGTGGTTAGCGAGAAGGGGATTTGGTGCATTGACGTTAAGCATGTCAACGGCGAGCTGGAGGTCGATCCGGTGGGCGGAACGATGACGCAGCGGAAGTCGGGGAAGGGAGGCGTGCCATATGTCCAATCGGCGGGTAACCCCATTGGCGAAACTGCGAATGCTGCTGCGCGGCTGGAGGCGTACCTTCAAGACCAGGGTGTTAGTGACTTGCCCGCCATTCATGGCGTCGTCTACTTCTCGCATGACGCGGCCACCGTCACGGTGACAAGCTCAATGGAACGAATCGCCGTGCTGCAGGGAGAACGCGCCCTGCTATCCTATCTGGACGATCAAACGTCGCCGCAAGCTGTAACGCTCCAGACGCAAGAGCAGGTTGTGGGCTTGCTGTGGAGGAAGTGA
- a CDS encoding TIM-barrel domain-containing protein — MTTSKLQWRKGLSAIVALALFCSTFLLTLTTPALAYVAALGNVTAFSVSGDSLTLTVDNGAEPNDDILIFDVLQPDIVKVSYRPNNVSPSPDTPMIDPNKTWSAVGATINTSGNPITITTSKMKVEIAKTPTRVTIKKADGTTLLWEPSGGGVFYDGVRFQHASGHNIYGIRSYNANESAPDLLRNNSNHPAHAGHQGDSGAPLMWSTAGYGILVDSDGGYPYTDDATGKLEFYYGGTPDEGRRYSKTDVEYYAIVGGPKDIMAGVAEITGKSPMLPKWSLGFMNFEWGTNQTEMTSLVDTYRAKNIPLDAYGLDYDWKKYGETNYGEFAWNGTNFPDASSGTLKSNMDAKGIKMIGITKPRIVTMDAGSNRTTQYNDANAGGYWYPGHSEYSDYFIPVLVRSIDPYNASMRSWYWDHSEDAYDKGIIGWWNDETDKVSSGSAQWWFGNFTTTHLSQAMYEGQRAYTNNNQRVWQTARTFYPGAQRYATTLWSGDIGAQFYMGEKVGWASGMQEQRTVMLSSINNGQPKWGMDAGGFNPSDSNPSPELYARWLQFSALTPVFRVHGNLNHQRQPWYYGNTAEEAAKGAIQLRYSLVPYMYTYERTAYETGLGLVRPLLFDYPNDAVASNYTQAWMFGDYLLAAPVVDESQTVKDIYLPAGTWIDYFRGTTYAGGQTIQYDVNAETWSDIPLFIKKGAIIPTQKPQDYIGQSAVTTVGVDVFADTSATSFTYYEDDNSTYDYESGEHFKQVMTAQDNGGSGISFQIAAKSGTYTPEVQSYIVRVHGKAGTGVTSNGSALTSYADLNALEAASGEGWATGKDVYGNVTYVKVAAASASAKNIVVSGMASPSATGMKLEAEKASLSGNTTTTKAKSNNNHSGYSGAGFVDGFDNAGAAVTFYADVKTGGDYALDLRYANATGSAKTVSIYVNGKRIKGTSLPNLANWSTWSTKSETVPLAAGRNAITYKYDNDSGDTGNVNLDYVTVPFHPAVAKYEAESAERTGGANVNRNHLFYTGEAFVDGMTTVGAQVKFKVDVPSAGSYQVALRYSNGAGTAKTLSTYVNGVDVAQVSLASTGSSWDKWQDAAQTLTLAAGSNTIAYRYDATDSGNVNLDRLLVASTSPGTPESERNLLDNPGFERGSAFASNWTEWHPTGQALAYGVDAGSGSNPPASAWTEDKRAYFYAAGAYQQSIHQVIDVPVNNATYDFEARVRMQYANPTIARAEIAGYGGPMLTQSISNDGVWKVIKISNIYVTSGQIDVGFYVNSPGGTVLHIDDVRVTKQ; from the coding sequence ATGACGACAAGCAAGCTGCAATGGCGCAAGGGGTTGTCTGCAATCGTCGCGTTGGCCTTGTTCTGCTCGACCTTCCTGCTGACCTTGACGACGCCCGCTCTGGCTTATGTGGCGGCGCTCGGCAACGTGACGGCTTTCTCGGTGTCCGGCGATTCGCTTACGCTAACCGTTGATAACGGCGCGGAGCCAAACGACGACATTCTAATCTTCGACGTGCTGCAGCCCGATATCGTGAAGGTGTCGTACCGGCCGAACAACGTTTCGCCGAGCCCTGACACGCCGATGATTGATCCCAACAAGACGTGGAGCGCGGTGGGCGCGACGATCAATACGTCCGGTAATCCCATTACGATTACAACGTCCAAGATGAAGGTGGAGATTGCCAAAACCCCTACGCGGGTCACGATCAAGAAGGCGGACGGCACAACGCTGCTGTGGGAGCCTTCAGGGGGAGGCGTGTTCTATGACGGCGTCCGCTTCCAGCATGCGAGCGGGCACAATATCTATGGCATTCGCAGCTACAACGCCAACGAAAGCGCGCCTGACCTGCTGCGCAACAACAGCAACCATCCCGCCCACGCGGGCCATCAGGGGGATTCCGGCGCGCCGCTGATGTGGTCCACGGCCGGCTATGGCATCCTGGTTGACAGCGATGGCGGATATCCCTATACGGATGATGCCACCGGCAAGCTGGAGTTCTACTACGGAGGCACGCCGGACGAGGGCCGGAGATACAGCAAGACGGACGTAGAGTATTACGCGATCGTCGGCGGTCCGAAGGACATTATGGCGGGCGTCGCGGAAATTACGGGCAAGTCGCCGATGCTGCCCAAGTGGTCTCTTGGCTTCATGAACTTCGAATGGGGCACGAACCAGACGGAGATGACCAGCTTGGTCGACACCTACCGGGCCAAGAACATTCCTCTTGATGCTTACGGACTCGACTACGACTGGAAAAAGTACGGCGAAACCAACTACGGCGAATTCGCCTGGAACGGCACAAACTTCCCGGACGCAAGCTCCGGGACGCTGAAGTCCAATATGGACGCCAAAGGCATTAAGATGATCGGCATTACCAAGCCAAGAATTGTGACAATGGACGCCGGCAGCAACCGGACGACCCAATACAACGACGCCAATGCGGGCGGGTATTGGTACCCGGGGCATAGCGAGTATTCGGATTATTTTATCCCCGTGCTGGTAAGATCCATTGATCCCTACAACGCCAGCATGCGCTCCTGGTATTGGGACCATTCAGAGGACGCTTATGACAAGGGCATCATAGGCTGGTGGAACGACGAGACGGACAAGGTGTCGTCGGGTTCTGCACAGTGGTGGTTCGGCAACTTCACGACAACGCATCTGTCGCAGGCGATGTATGAAGGGCAGCGCGCGTACACGAACAACAATCAGCGGGTGTGGCAGACGGCAAGGACGTTCTACCCCGGGGCGCAGCGGTATGCGACGACCCTCTGGTCAGGCGATATCGGGGCGCAGTTCTACATGGGCGAGAAGGTCGGCTGGGCTTCCGGCATGCAGGAGCAGCGCACGGTTATGTTGTCGTCGATCAATAACGGGCAGCCCAAATGGGGCATGGACGCCGGCGGCTTCAACCCTTCGGACAGCAATCCGAGTCCGGAGCTGTACGCGAGATGGCTGCAGTTCTCCGCGCTGACCCCGGTGTTCCGGGTTCATGGCAACCTGAACCATCAGCGCCAGCCTTGGTATTACGGCAACACGGCAGAGGAAGCGGCCAAGGGTGCGATTCAGCTGCGTTATTCTCTTGTGCCATACATGTACACGTACGAAAGAACGGCTTATGAGACCGGCCTCGGTCTTGTCCGGCCGCTGCTGTTCGACTATCCGAATGATGCTGTCGCCAGCAACTATACGCAGGCCTGGATGTTCGGAGATTATCTGCTTGCCGCGCCGGTGGTGGACGAATCGCAGACGGTGAAGGATATTTATTTACCCGCAGGGACCTGGATCGATTACTTCCGGGGCACCACGTATGCGGGCGGCCAGACGATCCAATACGACGTCAACGCCGAGACATGGTCGGACATTCCGCTGTTCATCAAGAAGGGCGCGATTATTCCGACACAGAAGCCGCAGGACTACATCGGCCAGAGCGCAGTGACAACGGTTGGCGTCGACGTCTTCGCGGATACGTCCGCGACGAGCTTCACGTATTACGAGGACGACAATTCCACGTATGATTATGAGAGCGGGGAGCATTTCAAACAGGTCATGACGGCGCAGGATAACGGCGGAAGCGGCATCAGCTTCCAGATCGCGGCGAAGTCGGGCACGTATACGCCTGAGGTGCAGAGCTATATCGTCCGCGTTCACGGCAAAGCCGGCACGGGCGTGACGAGCAATGGCTCCGCGCTTACATCTTACGCCGATCTGAACGCGCTGGAGGCGGCAAGCGGCGAAGGCTGGGCGACGGGCAAGGACGTGTACGGCAACGTGACGTACGTGAAGGTCGCGGCGGCAAGCGCCTCGGCCAAAAACATCGTAGTCTCCGGCATGGCTTCCCCATCGGCGACCGGCATGAAGCTGGAGGCGGAGAAGGCGTCGTTGTCGGGCAATACAACAACAACCAAAGCCAAGTCGAATAACAATCATTCCGGCTACTCCGGCGCGGGCTTCGTCGATGGCTTCGACAACGCCGGGGCGGCGGTCACCTTCTATGCGGACGTCAAGACGGGCGGCGACTATGCGCTCGACCTGCGTTATGCGAACGCGACGGGCTCCGCCAAGACGGTCAGCATCTATGTGAACGGCAAGCGGATCAAGGGAACCAGCCTGCCGAACCTCGCGAACTGGAGCACATGGTCGACGAAGTCGGAGACGGTGCCGCTGGCCGCGGGCCGCAACGCGATTACGTACAAATACGACAACGATTCCGGGGATACCGGCAACGTTAATCTGGATTATGTCACCGTTCCATTCCATCCTGCGGTGGCGAAATACGAGGCGGAAAGCGCGGAACGCACAGGCGGCGCGAATGTGAACAGGAATCATTTGTTCTATACGGGCGAAGCGTTCGTCGATGGTATGACGACGGTTGGCGCGCAGGTGAAATTTAAGGTTGACGTGCCGTCGGCGGGCAGCTATCAGGTGGCGCTGCGCTACTCCAACGGAGCGGGCACAGCGAAGACGCTCAGCACGTACGTGAACGGCGTCGACGTCGCGCAGGTCAGCCTCGCGAGCACCGGCAGCAGCTGGGACAAGTGGCAGGACGCGGCGCAGACGCTTACGCTTGCGGCGGGCTCCAATACGATTGCGTATCGGTACGACGCGACGGACAGCGGCAACGTCAATCTGGACCGTCTGCTCGTGGCTTCAACCTCTCCAGGAACGCCGGAGTCGGAGCGCAATCTGCTCGACAACCCCGGCTTCGAGCGAGGATCGGCATTCGCCAGCAACTGGACGGAATGGCATCCGACGGGGCAGGCGCTCGCTTACGGCGTAGACGCAGGCTCTGGCTCGAATCCGCCTGCATCCGCATGGACGGAGGACAAACGCGCTTACTTCTATGCGGCAGGGGCCTACCAGCAGAGTATTCACCAAGTCATTGACGTTCCGGTCAACAACGCGACCTACGACTTTGAGGCGAGGGTTCGCATGCAATACGCGAATCCGACGATTGCTAGGGCCGAAATCGCAGGCTACGGCGGCCCGATGCTGACGCAAAGCATCTCGAACGACGGCGTATGGAAGGTCATTAAGATCAGCAACATCTACGTCACCTCCGGCCAGATCGATGTAGGCTTCTACGTCAATTCGCCGGGCGGCACTGTGCTCCATATTGACGATGTGAGGGTGACGAAGCAGTAA